CGAGGTCTCTTTGGGGCATTTTTATCACTTTGCGGCGCCTTTCCTACCATAAATCTTTTCGACGGGTTCTCTTGCTTTTCTGCCTTGTCACACACCTTACCAGATCACACATAGCTTGGTTAATATGTCTCTGACCAGACATGATGCTTTCGAGCTCTTTAATTTTCCTACTCagtttgcagaaaatattgGGATTTCAACTATTTTGAAGTTGCTCAGATATGCCACCTTTGCCTGCTTGGTCGgcattttcgcatatttttgctGATCCAGCAGCGGTGGGTTCTTCAGGTTTGCCTTTTGGAGGCGTTCACAAGATTTTTGAGttcctccgaaaaggattctctGGTGTACATCCCAAActgttctcagaggccataACTCTGTCAGAGAATAGTTGGGAACACCTGTCAGTCTTTTCCCTAACAGAACTTACTTATATTTTGATGGTTGGCAATGTCGTAACCAAAACAAAACGAAGAAGGAGAAAaggagaaacaaaacaaaaaacagctgataGACTAAATCAAAACGGCAAAAAAAGAATTGAGTGCACGTTTTGATTCGCTGTTACGTGGGGAAAttcctatttaatttttttttatttgtatataaatttaccaaaaaaggGGCAGGTAAGTGCCAAATAAATTCTATTGAAACCAAATCAAAAGTACTTATCTAATTTTTGGTATTAGCGTCCAATCAATCAAAAGTTCAGTCACAGTCTCCCGGTAAGTCTCTAACAAAAACAAGCCTGCTACCActttaaaaaccacaaaaattcttGCTGATATTTTAGACCACTAGAAACACGTCTACTTTCACTGACTACTTTCAACAATCACCTCGATCCGGTCAAAACTACCTCCATCTGTTGGCGACGACATGTGTATTTCAATAAATCTAATGCTGCATAAGAAGGTTGAAGAGCATAAAATTAAGTACAGAACCAACGacggttaaaattttttttataactattttttaataataatttactactgaaattttttactgaaattaaaataagtatttttaataataaaattttttactgaaatgaaaactaaaagttatagtcttgatgttttttatttgcataatataaataatataattctaGACTAAAATGTTTTGCCAGGGAACAGTAGAATTAATATATGTAGTCtgttaatacaatatatggggtattccataccaaatggACCACTTTTGAActcgacccctttagattttgctgaaacttatccatccttttctaccctttgaaaaacatttttgagaattttttaaaaaatttttgtccaacttcaaaaaagttataaatttttcaaaacaatggcttttttattttcaaatagccataacttttgtagaaattgacttttggggaccttttttctttaaatttttgtttttgaatgaactttttaaaaaaatacaggaaaaaaatttaacacgatcaattatataaaataatcggttttttttaagtaaaatcgtaattttttggaagttcgccattgttttttctaaaaaaaaacttcaattaatttgacaactatccctgctaatcccggagtgggttgattttttttatattatttttatttatttaaaaaaaatgtaaaattttcaaaaatgaaaaaaaaaaaaatgtttccgtaaactttatttctgtcatatcttcttcttcttaattggcgtagacaccacttatgcgattatagccgagtcaacaacagcgcgccagtcgtttcttcttttcgctacgtggcgccaattggatattccaagcgaggccaggtccttctccacttggtccttccaacggagtggaggtcttccagctcatcgttccatcgaatgcgatattcgccgtggccaacacgcaaaggatcataaatctttcgcagaacttttctctcgaaaactcgcaacgtcgactcatctgttgttgacatcgtccaggcctctgcaccatatagcaggacgggaattataagtgacttatagagtttgttttttgtttgtcgagagaggactttgcttctcaattgcctacttagtccgaagtagcacctgttggcaagactaatcctgcgttggatttctaggctgacattgttggtggtgtttacgctggttccaagatagacgaaattatctacaacttcaaagttatgactgtcaacagtgacgtgagtgccaagtcgcgagtgcgacgactgtctgtttgatgacaggagatatttcgtcttgccctcgttcactgccagacccatttgcgttgcttccttgtccagtctggagaaagcagaactaacggcgcgggtgttgaggccgatgatatcaatatcatcggcatacgccagcagttgtacactcttatagaagatggtaccctctctgttgagttctgcagcccgaaatattttctccagaagcaggttgaaaaaggcgcacgatagggaatcaccttgtctgaaacctcgtttggtatcgaacggctcggagaggtccttcccgatcctgacggagcttttcgtgttgctcaacgttagtttacacagccgtattagttttgcggagataccaaattcagacatcgcggcataaaggcagctccttttcgggctttcgaaagcagctttgaaatcgacaaataggtgatgagtgtcgattctcctttcacgggtcttttccaagatttggcgcatggtgaatatctggtcggttgttgatttaccaggtctgaagccacactgataaggtccaatcagtttgttgactgtgggctttcatttttcacacaatacgctcgacagaaccttatatgcgatattgaggaggcttatcccacggtagttggcgcagattgtggggtctccttttttatggattgggcatagcacacttaaattccaatcgttgggcatgctttcgtccgaccatattttacaaagaagttgatgcatgctccttatcagttcttcgccaccgtgtttgaatagctcggccggcaatccatcggcccctgccgctttgttgtttttcaggcgggtaattgctatttgaacttcttcatggccgggtaatggaacgtctgctccatcgtcatcgattggggaatcgggttcgccttttcccggtgttgtgctatcactgccattcagcatgttggagaagtgttccctccataatttaagtatgctctgggcatcggtaactagatcatcttggggggttctacaggagtatgctccggccttgaaaccttctgtaagccgccgcatcttttcgtagaattttcgagcattacccctgtcggccagcttatccagctgttcgtactcacgcatttcggcctctttcctcttctgtctgcaaatgcgtctcgcttccttcttcaactctcggtatctatcccatcccgcacgtgttgtggtcgatcgtaacgttgcgaggtaggcagcctgttttctctccgctgcgacacggcactcctcgtcgtaccagctgttcttttgcactttccgaaaaccaatggtttcggttgcagctgtacgtaaggagtttgaaatgccgtcccacagttcccttataccgagttgttgacaagtgctctcagagagcaggagtgcaagccgagtagagaatcgttcggctgtctgttgtgattgcagcttctcgacgtcgaatctcccttgtgtttgttggcgtgcgttttttgctgcacagaggcgggtgcgaattttggctgcaacaatatagtggtccgagtcgatgttaggacctcggagcgcacgcacatttaaaacactggagacgtgtcttccgtctatcacaacatgatcgatctggttggtagtttttcgatccggagacagccaggtagcttgatggatcttcttatgctggaatctagtactacagataaccatatttcgggccccggcgaagtcgatcagcctcaacccatttgggggtgtttcgtcgtggaggctgaatttatcgaccgtagtaccaaagataccttctttgcccaccctgtcgttgaagtcgccaagcatgatttttacatcgtgacaggggcatctctcataagtgcgctccaagcactcataaaaagcatctttggtcacatcgtccttctcttccgtcggggcgtgcttgcaaatcagcgatatgttgaagaacctccctttgttgcggattgtggctagacgttcattcaccgcagtgaatgatagtactcggcgacggagtctctctcccaccacgaatcccacaccaaacctgcgctcctttatatggccactgtagtaaatgtcacaaggacctactcgtctctgtccttgtcccgtccatcgcatttcttggacggcggtgatgtcagcctttgttttcacgaggatggccactgtagtaaatgtcacaaggacctactcgtctctgtccttgtcccgtccatcgcatttcttggacggcggtgatgtcagcctttgttttcacgaggacatcaaccagctgggcagtggcaccttcccagttaagggaccggacattccaggtgcatgccctcaattcgtagtccttatttcgtttgccatggtcgtcatcaaaaggggggtctctcatccgaggctggggatgcttcgccttctcacgttagctcgccttcaaacggatgttcttaggctacccagaggatacttggtcaaagaccggaagtcgtgagctgcttgagtcacatgtaaaagaatcgtttctggccactctcaagtaaatggcaatcagagaactttcctcacttgcgtgaacttctacacatgactccatcctccatttctatcatataaaaaatataatttaacaattttatgatataatatTCTCAATTTATAGACTTATTTTACGAATATAATCACCAAGATTCACACTAGTGTATAGTTTCTACATAGTATACTGACTATAGGTACGTCTATAATTGGGCAACCCTAGTTTATCGACCTTACTAATaggaaaaaatttgaatcttGGTGATTACATTCGCAAATTAAGTCTATAAATTGAGAatattatatcataaaattgttaaattatattttttatatgatagaAATAATGTTTacggaaatttttatttttcatttttgaaaattttacaattttttttaaataaataaaaataaaataaaaaaaaatcgacccactccaggattagcagggatagttgtcaaattgattgaagttttttttagaaaaaatggcgaacttcctaaaaatgacgattttacttaaaaaaaaaaaccgattacTTTacataattgatcgtgttaaatttttttcgtgtattttttcgaaaagtttattcaaaaacaaaaatttaaagaaaaaaggtccccaaaagtcaatttctacaaaagttatggctatttgaaaacaaaaaagccatttttttttttaattcataacttttttgaagttgaacaaaaaattttaaaaaaattatcaaaaatgtttttcaaagggtagaaaacgatggataagtttcagcaaaatctaaaggggtcgggttcaaaagtggtcgatttcgtatggaataccccatatgtacttgtatttgTTGAATTCATTTCGATTGCGAGTGTCTTCTTGTTGTTGCAACACTTCCCATTCTCCTACTATCCAATTTCCAGTGCTATCCTCAAAACCAGAAAACGTATTCGAATTATAACTACGTTCGCTgacatttatttatgaaaaaattatgcaacaGGCAATATGCCGAAACAACAACTTGCGCTCGTTCaggattgcaaaataaaagttttttaaggCAAATGCCGAAAGCATTTTCAATGCACCGCTTAGCTCTACTTAGCCCGTAGTTAAAAATCCTCTGCTCTACCGAGAGTTTTGTGGTGCTATACGGTTTTATTAACAAAAGGCGTCGTCTCCTACGATGAAAtgcggatttttttttattaattactgtGTCTGGAGGAAATAGACAGGTGTCATTCAGAATGCTGCTACCAAACTTAGAACTTCTCATAATATTAGAGTCGCCTTCACTTCCATAAGCACCTATAtccaaatatgtaaatttataattagCATCACAGGTAGCCAGCAAATTTATTGAATGAAACCTCAATAAATCCAAAAGTTTAAAATTCGTATTACTTTGTGGTACAACCGAGGCATATAATGTGGTCTTATCTTGTAGTTATAAAATACTAGCAACCCGCCCCGGCTTCgcacggaaataaaatataaggcctatgtcactcactgaaaaaatgattaaaatcgatcccgcagttttgatttattcattACTGTCCGTGGCCCGCACGCGTTACATTTGGAGTAAAACAATTCCCCTTTCTTTATACCATGAAGATTTGCTtgctatttttgaaatatctaaattcatacccttcatttttttgcatttttacatatttattttatttttacaacttgTTGTCTATTGGATGCATTATAACttgagtttatattttgttgctcTGACGATGAGGAAGACAAATCTACATTCACCCCTGCAAttgtaatatttgaattttcattgACGGGTTGGGTGCCAAGAGCAACACCTGGTATGCCTTCTATAGTTTGAGAAATGACACAAAGACGCACAATAGTTCCTTCGTTTGGAGTGAGCTGATATTTAGAAAATGGGCCACCTCCTGTTGCTCGACTCTCAATTTTGTTGTGAgctaattttcttttgatttcgcTCTTCCACTCAGTAATAACCTATAGAAATAAgtttgttttaattgcagtttaatTTTGACTGAAATTTACTTACCTTTTTCCACCCGTTTACATCTTTGTGTGGAGGACCTGCAGCATTAAGCGATTCAGTTAATTCCTGCCATAACGATTCTATTGTCGGTTTATTGCGTTTCGTAAACCCTCTTAAGATATCtggatttttttccataaattcaattatgatcgtattttgcgttctattcttatgttttcccctacaaaaataaagttaattactttgtaagaatataataaataaattcctgAACTTACATTTTCTCAACCGTCTAACAACACACAGAAATATAAACTAATATTCAAATCTGTTGGCGATtatcttcttgttttatttctgatagcaaaaccgataaaattggtttcgatgacacccaaaaccgatacaaattctgtttcgaacatcaaaccaataatatctgaattcatgacacctactgctttttttgatcggtttcaattccgattccgacaactatcagattccacaacacccccgaATTACATGGAATTCAGTACGGTAATAACgacatgaattgaaaatacatacatacatatttacgcccgaaatttaatgatgcgagagattcgtacatatgtatgtacttacatacatgtgtacgtaccGAGTTCTTTCACCACACGATCTAATTCAACACGAATGAGGTGGGGTGAGATTCCCACATAACTTCTAAAGTTTCATTCGGTTGACagcgaacaaacacacaaacaattttttttggaaaaagtgctgctcttgtttaaacaattttggttaaataagaaatgaatcaactatttttttgatgcagaacgaaagtaaatatttgaaagtttaacttcaagtaagtttcattttaatcggTGGATTCTTTTATGATGTATggctatgtaaacaaaaaatatatggctttttaccacattttgtccgagtgccacaccccctttatatatttcttcaaattataatgacataaaccttcctcttcaagcaatctatctattaaaaaaaaccgcatcaaaatcagttgcttagttttcaatatttaaacatttaaggggacaataggacagaaaaagtgactttgttttataatcGATAGCGAGAACCTAAGTGACGTTGCAAACCCCCCGAAGGTAAGTATCTGtaagaatatttttcaaaaaaaaaaacaacacggtttaaaattcagaaaaaatgtataaaaccaGAACCACTGCCAAATTGGCTTTGATTGGCATAAAATCTTTTGGCCTGCTGTTGCGTTTCAGAAATAGATGCGGCTCCACCATCTCATAAAGTTCATCAAAAGCTTGTGGTGCCATGCGAAAGTTTTCAACGAATAAATTTGGAGAATTTCGCAAGGCTTCGAAATCGGACAAGAATCTTCCCTTGTTGTTCCGTTCCTTAAGGTATGGTCTCAGCCAATATTTCGCCTTCTTCTTATGCTCTTTGTTTTGGGATTCAGCATCCATCTCTATGGCAGCCATCATGGCACTACAATTCAACGTAATCATTAAATTCATCCTCCAGtgaaataaaaccatttttatgaaatatagttcatttcaaaatttgatataaaacttaccaatcttCATCCATATTCCGTAAATCGCAATGCAAATATTTCTgtgcttacacacatacataagttaattttctttgtttattttctcttgcCCTTCTCATGTgaatcattcacaatgcgtgactagctgtcaaaattacttgaggaaataatgtatttttttcttcagctATTATTTAGAAGCTGGATACCTACCTTTATGACTAAAATAAAGGACGAAAAGAACgaaattgattgatttttgaACAACCGCACAATCTTACCTAATTTAGCTTGGttgatatttacttttaatttgatttttatgattttgtgaTCTGACATGGAGGGCTCTGATAACACGATCCGCTGTCCAGCACCTCCCTTCTGTTCTCTGTAACAAACGTGGGTTCACAGCTCTTGCGTAGCATTTCGCAAGTTCGGAGTTGTCTCAGGTACCACTTTAGACTGGCATCGCTCATACCCTTCCTACAGGGGGCACCTGGTTCTCCTGGAGAATTGCTGGTGGTAGAGGGCAGTCTGTCTTTTCTCTTTCTCCGAGCACCTGCGGTGAAAGCCCGTTGTGACTCATCCAAATCAAAGCAGCTGAGCCTGCCTCCTCATGACAACGCATACTCCTCTGGCAACAGGGAATTCGGGAAGTTAAACCGGTCTACTTACTTGCACCAGTGCTGTTGTTCTTGCTGTTGGCTTTAGTCGTCTgcagtggttgttgttgttgttttggtgtCGTTGACGAGGATGTagcatgatattgatattggggtcggacaatggaatcgatggcaagtgctcaaaaacaaaagaaatatctCTCCGACTTTTCTCGCTTCTTATCTGCATGAAGCTTAATACTCCCACCACTAAATCCACAGCTTCTATATTTAtgaactggacgaaggagtacagatTACACCTTAACATTGCAGTCGATAATGTTAAGATTTCGACTGTGAtttgctgaacacattgagcgcgACTAGGGAtggcaaattattattttttaatcgatTAAAGAATCAAATGATTTATTGCAAGATAtaacaaataattgcaattaatgtaaaaaatcgattaatcgattaattccaatgtttttaaataatactaaattgCATAAAGACCACCACCAAGTTTCTGCGCCGAATCTTGTATTATAATGCTCTATCACAGAGTCCCAGACATATCCTAAAAGAGAAAATGGCCTATATTTCAAGTTAAGTAGCACAatgacattaaatttttcaaaatatgtacatcAATCTTAAAGTAAAAGAATTGCCTCATACTTGAAAGACTAGGTTTTGCAAattttgcgtaaaaataaaaccaataaaatatagGAGACTATATTCTTATTTCAGACATTCAAATTATGTTGgtatatacacaaaaacaaaaacggaaataaaattaaattatcgtattaaaaattcatttgtcttagcataaatgaaaatgtattaattgaagtcaataaaatttattctttGTTCAACCAAGTCTGAAGAAAAAGCAATTTCGATAAACGTTTTGTTGTCAAACGATTGCGTTTTCGGTCGCAGTTGCACCCGCTTTTGAGAAAAACCGCTCAGCTGGTACTGAGGTACCAAGtagattttatttaataattttacgcCAATCGGCATTATACaacatatataaagaaatataaattgatatagaggggaaatataaaattataatataactagctgaccccgcagccgttgtcctgcgtgaaattaagtattttgaaaagaaagttaaatttatcatttcatttttgtttttgttttttttttccatgtaacgcagctttataaacaacattttttggtttctgttccggtgtacagaaaagatggttttccaattCGTGAGAATGAGaattccaaatttatgcctcacactatgcgactatctttaggtcctgttgattgacatcacaaatgcaattttcactggaaacggaatacgtttgaacttaaatGAGAAATCGTTAgacctcaaaggaattcgtagaatcaagcattctccccaattaagaagaagaagcattctcccccttgtattcgataggtgcgtcacaatcagtcgggttccattacacactttcagcgcatgaagattgcgaaacataataacgtcGGAtactactttgagacgcaaatgatgcggtggcataccaagcctgtgcaaagaatttaggaacaccactggataattcacggcgtcgtcttcatagtcaagacgatcgattgatttgtatgagcgcaagtctcccggaatttgactttgaatcttccagttgaagtcaacaacatcggtatttttggcagctaacattgcgcgtgcacttaaggaatcgtagttatgataatttggccaatgtgcgaatatttgtgatgagttcatctttcgtcaattgataaagggaagatggaatggATGgaatcgaaccaccggaagtatcaaccgaagttgtaccatttccaatttttagcgaagacgatgtaaaatgtctttggcaatgtcgatgtttatatcgaaaagtatgcgaacttcattttcattccactGATTAGCGTgctccagcatttgtaattgctggtttacttctccaaaacttgcacacatcgaaccattcacagtaagcaatgaatcaaataaagttgaaccgcgtacattaatcaatagcaaccgaaggtagaaacaatcgtcgtttttcgggtggattgtgtaaattcgccctaatgcattagttgataagacacctggatgtcaatctactggttggccttgctttctgcgtaactatttcttcgacgattcattccatgtataatatcaagctattttcgaatagagcaatgttttcacaaacgcatcactgacgaaagttgagaaaaaactcgtcaatgttaattttgttgctggcgatgtttccactggctgtactgtattctctgggttgaaatacacactTTGGCCAATCttcaaattaactgcgagacgcacaacagtcggaaaacgttcatgaattgcaaaagtaaatatcctacaaagcgctttagtgcagttcacgtatcgaccataTCGttcaaaaccaataaccgccatgttgattcctttgatgacgtacatacaaacgtattttatcgattacaccaaactgcaacagtggcgaatatggtacgatccatgtgttaacaacttcgatactcacgcctctaaattgaatgctaaatgttctgccattgtcgtctggtgagcgacgccgattgagtggatatccatcatttctagtttgtgtttccgaaagaaaagtacgtggatactatttcgtgcatttattgacagacatacaaaACGAAAaaggattgtagtgtccgcaaggtccatgaaccatattggttttcatcacttcgtataatactggatctttctttgcatcaggaattgccgcatgattgaatgatttcatcaatttgatctggtgtaaccaccttccaacatccaaagaaaaatgtgtgcgtgcggcaaacctctcttttgccactcaacagagtacatctagcatctaacagcaccatatacatatgcactgcttcaagataatgtacatcgaagctgttgcttaaaaagtcttgctgtgacatcgtgacgatcgctttctgattgatcgcgacccataacaccgcacgtatgtcatcgcatcctgggggtactcgttcatgtgccttgggctgctaatgtatgttgatgccaaaaagaacgccgaccgatatcagcgcgacctcttcatggcatcgtgacaaatttcaatctgtaattgatcactttgtgtgaaaaacacataacattttcactgaataat
The sequence above is a segment of the Bactrocera dorsalis isolate Fly_Bdor chromosome 6, ASM2337382v1, whole genome shotgun sequence genome. Coding sequences within it:
- the LOC125779190 gene encoding uncharacterized protein LOC125779190 translates to MGKHKNRTQNTIIIEFMEKNPDILRGFTKRNKPTIESLWQELTESLNAAGPPHKDVNGWKKVITEWKSEIKRKLAHNKIESRATGGGPFSKYQLTPNEGTIVRLCVISQTIEGIPGVALGTQPVNENSNITIAGVNVDLSSSSSEQQNINSSYNASNRQQVVKIK